From Crassaminicella indica, one genomic window encodes:
- the spoVB gene encoding stage V sporulation protein B produces the protein MKKNSFLYGTFILIVVNFIVRFLGFAYKIILSRIIGPEGIGLFHLVFPILMILITFTTAGIPVAVSKLVAYNLSLNNKRGCNKILGLSLILGLFISSLLSVLLFFYAKYISINIIKNKDTYFSLIALIPAIPLITLSSIFRGYYYGMKDVVPPGVSQILEQLFRIVFVIGSLYIIYPTPTKYSAMIAVMGISVGELIGFLCLLFKFKFLEAIHLRQTYHSLKIANKGILKKIIIISIPITITRLVAVIMQSVNAVLIPQRLQIAGFSQQEAISTFGKLAGMAMPILFLPFIVTSALVVNIIPTVSQEMALKNWKDIGQKSNLAIRITLLVAIPTTALFLFFADPICMFIYDQSDVGAFLSLLALSATFLCLHHTISGILHGMGKQVITAIHHLIGMSIQLLCTYYLVANPRFAENGFILGFSLSTLFICTLNFRSLKHYVKLNIKLIDHIIKPIIATTIMVFIVIYIYNICNYINLQSIISICLSMSAGFLSYIAIIILSGSISFETIKSIFSKK, from the coding sequence ATGAAAAAAAACTCATTTCTATACGGAACGTTCATTCTTATTGTTGTAAATTTTATTGTAAGGTTTTTAGGTTTTGCTTATAAAATTATACTATCTCGAATAATTGGCCCAGAAGGAATCGGCCTATTTCATTTGGTATTTCCTATATTAATGATCTTAATCACCTTTACAACAGCTGGAATTCCTGTTGCAGTATCAAAGCTTGTAGCCTATAACTTATCTCTTAATAACAAAAGAGGCTGCAACAAAATTCTAGGATTATCACTAATATTAGGTTTATTTATCAGTAGTCTTTTATCTGTCCTTTTATTTTTTTATGCAAAATATATAAGTATAAATATAATAAAAAATAAAGATACCTATTTTAGTCTTATAGCCTTAATCCCTGCTATTCCTTTAATTACATTATCTTCTATATTTAGAGGCTATTATTATGGTATGAAAGATGTAGTCCCACCTGGTGTATCTCAAATTTTAGAACAACTTTTTAGAATTGTATTTGTAATTGGAAGTTTATATATAATCTATCCCACACCTACAAAATACTCAGCAATGATTGCAGTAATGGGAATTTCCGTAGGAGAATTAATAGGATTTTTATGTCTTCTTTTTAAATTCAAATTTCTTGAAGCAATCCATTTAAGACAAACTTATCATTCGTTAAAAATTGCAAACAAAGGTATTTTAAAGAAAATCATAATCATTTCCATTCCAATTACCATTACAAGACTCGTTGCTGTAATCATGCAATCCGTCAATGCTGTATTGATTCCTCAAAGACTACAAATAGCAGGTTTCAGCCAGCAAGAAGCTATATCTACCTTTGGAAAACTTGCAGGAATGGCTATGCCTATCCTCTTTTTACCATTCATTGTAACCTCTGCATTAGTTGTAAATATTATTCCAACTGTATCACAAGAAATGGCATTAAAAAACTGGAAAGATATTGGCCAAAAATCAAACCTTGCTATCCGAATCACTCTACTAGTTGCCATACCAACAACCGCACTATTTCTATTTTTTGCAGATCCTATATGTATGTTTATATATGATCAATCAGATGTTGGAGCATTTCTTTCATTATTAGCCTTATCAGCTACATTTTTATGTCTGCATCACACCATCTCAGGTATACTTCATGGAATGGGTAAGCAAGTGATCACTGCAATTCATCATCTCATAGGCATGAGTATTCAGCTTTTATGTACTTACTATTTAGTAGCTAATCCACGCTTTGCCGAAAATGGATTTATATTAGGCTTTTCATTATCTACATTATTCATATGTACCCTTAATTTTAGAAGTCTAAAGCATTATGTAAAATTAAATATAAAATTAATAGATCATATAATTAAACCAATTATAGCAACTACCATCATGGTTTTTATTGTTATTTATATATACAATATATGTAATTATATAAATCTACAATCTATTATTAGCATTTGCCTTAGCATGAGTGCTGGTTTTTTAAGCTATATTGCTATTATCATCTTATCTGGCAGTATAAGCTTTGAAACTATAAAATCTATTTTTTCAAAAAAATAA
- a CDS encoding PLP-dependent aminotransferase family protein, which translates to MEIYKEIHLDKNSPQHLYMQLFYKIRQFIMDGQLKANEKLPPIRQLANTLGVNTSTIVNAYGLLEKEGFVYKKIGSGTFVSPRKDDRLEDVVLEKYPLDEDIRLMDRGQIQIKENMISFASATPTSDLFPVDDFKILLNEVLDRDKGDAFGYQESQGYYPLRESLVDYLKEINIETNSENVQIISGAQQGIDVIAKAFVDYKDTIIVESPTYTGAIGTFKSRGAKIVSVPILEDGIDIHLLEENIKKHHPKFVYLMPNFQNPTGYSYSKEKKLKIIELADKYNTFIVEDDYLSDLSFYNNDNATLKSLDENDRIIYIKSFSKIFMPGLRLGFLVIPKKIHHRILAAKHTSDISTSGLNQRVFDLYLRKGIWKKHIRYMEKIYRERFDVMKNCIEKYFKDIDISYILPKGGLNFWFSLPEGYDSNKLYVEGAKNNILILPGSIFFISQNESRFFRLSIAAVYPKDIEIGIKGLSQVIKRFIKKDTKERKGPDSYTPLL; encoded by the coding sequence ATGGAAATATATAAAGAGATACATTTAGATAAAAATTCACCTCAACATTTATATATGCAGCTGTTTTATAAAATACGTCAGTTTATCATGGATGGACAGCTTAAAGCAAACGAAAAGCTTCCACCTATTAGACAGCTTGCCAATACTCTTGGGGTAAATACAAGTACTATTGTCAATGCATATGGACTTTTAGAAAAAGAAGGGTTTGTGTATAAAAAAATAGGTAGTGGAACATTTGTTTCTCCACGGAAAGATGATAGGCTAGAGGATGTGGTGCTTGAAAAATATCCATTAGATGAGGATATAAGACTGATGGACCGAGGACAAATACAAATAAAAGAAAATATGATTAGCTTTGCTAGTGCTACACCAACTTCTGATCTGTTTCCAGTAGATGATTTTAAAATCCTTTTAAATGAGGTTTTAGATAGAGATAAAGGAGATGCTTTTGGATATCAGGAAAGTCAAGGATATTATCCTTTAAGAGAATCACTAGTTGATTATCTAAAGGAAATCAATATTGAAACTAATTCAGAAAATGTTCAAATTATTTCAGGAGCACAGCAAGGAATAGATGTTATTGCAAAGGCATTTGTAGATTATAAGGATACAATCATTGTGGAAAGTCCTACATATACAGGAGCAATAGGAACCTTTAAATCTAGAGGAGCAAAAATTGTTAGTGTACCTATTCTAGAGGATGGCATAGATATACATTTATTAGAAGAAAATATAAAAAAGCATCATCCTAAATTTGTTTATTTAATGCCTAACTTTCAAAATCCTACTGGATATTCTTATAGCAAGGAGAAAAAATTAAAAATCATTGAGTTAGCTGATAAATATAATACATTTATTGTTGAAGATGATTATTTGAGTGATTTAAGCTTTTATAATAATGATAATGCTACGCTAAAAAGCTTAGATGAGAATGATCGTATTATATATATTAAGAGTTTTTCTAAAATTTTCATGCCGGGTTTAAGATTAGGTTTTTTGGTGATTCCTAAAAAAATACATCATAGAATTCTTGCTGCAAAGCATACATCAGATATTTCAACTTCAGGGCTAAATCAAAGAGTTTTTGACCTTTATTTAAGAAAAGGTATTTGGAAAAAGCATATTCGATATATGGAAAAGATATATAGAGAACGGTTTGATGTGATGAAGAATTGTATAGAAAAATATTTTAAGGATATAGATATAAGTTATATTCTTCCGAAAGGTGGATTAAATTTTTGGTTTTCTTTACCTGAAGGGTATGATTCAAATAAGCTATATGTTGAAGGGGCTAAAAATAATATTCTTATTTTACCAGGATCTATATTTTTTATATCTCAAAATGAAAGCAGATTTTTTAGATTGAGTATTGCTGCTGTATACCCTAAGGATATTGAGATAGGAATAAAGGGATTATCTCAAGTGATAAAAAGATTTATTAAAAAGGATACAAAGGAGAGAAAAGGGCCGGATTCATATACTCCTCTTTTATAG
- a CDS encoding YkuS family protein, with the protein MRKVAVEKSLENVKSYLNYKGYDVADLEGTKSNLKSFDAIVVSGQNSNMLGMHDTNTRASVINAKGMTPEDVHAQIENRLS; encoded by the coding sequence TTGAGAAAAGTAGCTGTAGAAAAATCACTAGAAAATGTAAAAAGTTATCTTAATTACAAGGGTTATGATGTTGCAGATCTTGAAGGTACTAAATCAAATTTGAAAAGCTTTGATGCAATTGTAGTTTCAGGACAAAATAGTAATATGCTAGGTATGCATGATACAAATACAAGAGCATCTGTTATTAATGCAAAAGGCATGACACCAGAAGATGTACATGCACAAATAGAAAATCGTCTTAGCTAA
- a CDS encoding response regulator, translated as MDTKIKVLIADDHALMRQGLKQIIELEEDIEVVALAVDGEDTIKKSQQYKPDVILLDINMPNMNGIQALRRLKDMGTDSKIIMLTIHDDREYLFETMNIGASGYVLKDAESASLVKAIRDVCTGHSYIHPSLALELVKSYNKKDKEEHTYKKDKLTRREYEVLTLIAEGKNNREIAEDLFISEKTVKNHVSNIFKKIDVSDRTQAAIYAYKHNIKKI; from the coding sequence ATGGATACGAAAATTAAAGTTTTAATAGCAGACGATCATGCACTAATGAGACAAGGGCTTAAGCAAATTATAGAGTTAGAGGAAGATATTGAAGTAGTAGCTTTAGCTGTTGATGGAGAAGATACTATTAAAAAATCTCAACAGTATAAACCAGATGTTATATTATTAGATATTAATATGCCTAATATGAATGGCATACAAGCATTAAGAAGACTGAAGGATATGGGAACTGATTCGAAAATTATTATGTTAACTATTCATGATGATAGAGAATATCTATTTGAAACAATGAATATTGGTGCATCTGGATATGTACTAAAGGATGCTGAATCTGCTAGCCTTGTAAAAGCTATTAGAGATGTATGTACGGGTCATTCATATATTCATCCATCTCTTGCTTTAGAATTGGTTAAATCATATAATAAAAAGGACAAAGAGGAGCATACATATAAAAAGGATAAACTAACAAGAAGAGAATATGAAGTATTAACTTTAATTGCAGAAGGAAAAAATAATAGGGAGATTGCAGAAGATTTATTTATTAGTGAAAAAACAGTTAAAAATCATGTATCAAATATATTTAAGAAGATTGATGTTAGTGATAGAACGCAGGCTGCAATTTATGCATATAAGCATAACATTAAAAAAATATAA
- a CDS encoding sensor histidine kinase gives MYKPALSAKKMNEIIKNTIDVIEKGKNEIFEIAESARNECKNLEKELQNIKVKAARIINEVDELEILEKRSRVRLALVSKNFKEFTEDDIKAAYEDANALKVKILLKRQEEKDLIKQRSDLEKRLKASYEVVKKAEKLVSQVGVAMGYLSGNLKELSEQLEDIQQKEAVGIKVIKAQEEERQRVAREIHDGPAQSMANVVIKAEICEKLFDRDMTRAKHELTELKNIVRGCLKDVRKIIYDLRPMSLDDLGLIPTLQRFIMNFEEETRVNVDFSVNIENEVIDSITQLSVFRIIQESLNNIRKYAKASTVVIKLEVIHRRINLLIIDDGIGFDVKCKLSANKRESGFGLFIMKERVELLKGKINIKSDIGEGTRIKVIIPLKKMEGQ, from the coding sequence ATGTACAAGCCAGCTTTAAGCGCTAAAAAAATGAATGAAATCATTAAAAATACAATTGATGTAATAGAAAAAGGGAAAAATGAAATTTTTGAAATAGCTGAAAGTGCTAGAAATGAGTGCAAAAACCTTGAAAAGGAATTGCAAAATATAAAAGTGAAAGCTGCTCGTATTATAAATGAAGTTGATGAATTAGAAATTCTTGAAAAAAGAAGCAGGGTCAGACTAGCTCTTGTAAGCAAGAATTTTAAAGAGTTTACAGAAGATGATATTAAAGCAGCTTATGAGGATGCGAATGCTTTAAAGGTTAAGATTTTGTTAAAAAGACAAGAAGAAAAGGATTTGATCAAACAAAGGTCTGATTTAGAGAAAAGATTAAAAGCTTCCTATGAAGTTGTAAAAAAAGCTGAAAAATTGGTTTCCCAGGTTGGTGTAGCTATGGGGTATTTGAGTGGAAATTTAAAAGAATTATCAGAACAATTAGAAGATATACAACAAAAAGAAGCAGTAGGGATCAAAGTGATTAAAGCACAAGAAGAAGAAAGACAGAGAGTTGCTAGAGAGATTCATGATGGACCTGCTCAGTCTATGGCCAATGTGGTTATCAAAGCGGAAATTTGTGAAAAGCTATTTGACAGGGATATGACAAGAGCAAAACATGAGCTCACAGAGCTGAAAAATATCGTTCGGGGCTGTTTAAAAGATGTAAGAAAGATTATATATGATTTAAGACCTATGTCTTTAGATGATTTAGGTTTAATACCAACCTTGCAAAGATTTATTATGAATTTTGAAGAGGAAACAAGAGTAAATGTAGATTTTTCTGTAAATATAGAAAATGAAGTTATAGACTCGATTACTCAGCTATCGGTATTTCGAATTATACAAGAATCTTTGAACAATATCAGAAAGTATGCAAAAGCTTCTACAGTTGTCATAAAATTAGAAGTGATTCACAGACGGATTAATTTATTAATTATTGACGATGGCATTGGCTTTGATGTCAAATGTAAATTAAGTGCAAATAAACGCGAAAGTGGTTTTGGCTTGTTCATTATGAAGGAAAGAGTAGAACTACTAAAAGGAAAGATAAATATTAAAAGCGATATTGGAGAAGGAACAAGAATAAAAGTGATAATTCCTTTAAAAAAGATGGAGGGACAATAG
- a CDS encoding LacI family DNA-binding transcriptional regulator — protein sequence MSITIKDVAKKAGVSISTVSRVINGSKPVSNEIRQKVLKVIEETGYMPNPVARSLVMKKSQLIGVVVPDLSNVFIGEILNGIEEIGKMYDYDILLCNTYGQLEQELRYLNLLKAKQVEGIIFMTWNLQEKLVEYLEKIEVPVALINRNTSKLHTPSVSIDNFKAAYEMTEFLIKNGHKRIALIRSSMDQNAFGLDQYNGYKKALDDHGLEIHEELIRYGNWKMENSYQIVKDFIDENILPTAIFAASDEMAIGAINCLLDNGYKVPEDVSVVGFNDIKLASIYRPKLTTIHQPIYDIGAVAMRMIIKKINGEEVDSNVVTLPHELIVRESSKCIE from the coding sequence GTGAGTATAACAATTAAAGATGTAGCAAAAAAGGCAGGTGTTTCTATATCTACAGTATCTCGAGTGATAAATGGATCTAAACCTGTAAGTAATGAAATAAGACAAAAAGTATTAAAGGTTATTGAAGAAACAGGATATATGCCTAATCCAGTAGCAAGAAGTTTGGTAATGAAAAAAAGCCAATTAATTGGAGTTGTAGTTCCAGATTTATCGAATGTTTTTATTGGGGAAATATTGAATGGGATAGAAGAGATTGGTAAAATGTATGATTATGACATTTTATTATGTAATACTTATGGACAATTAGAACAGGAGTTAAGATATCTTAATTTATTGAAAGCAAAGCAGGTAGAAGGAATTATATTTATGACTTGGAATCTTCAGGAAAAGCTGGTTGAATATCTTGAAAAAATAGAGGTTCCAGTTGCATTAATTAATAGAAATACGAGCAAATTACATACTCCTTCTGTATCTATTGATAATTTTAAAGCTGCGTATGAAATGACAGAATTTCTTATTAAAAATGGTCATAAACGGATTGCGCTAATCAGAAGTAGTATGGATCAAAATGCTTTTGGACTTGATCAATACAATGGATACAAAAAAGCATTAGATGATCATGGGTTAGAAATTCATGAAGAATTAATAAGATATGGAAATTGGAAAATGGAAAATAGTTATCAAATTGTAAAAGATTTTATAGATGAAAATATTTTACCTACTGCGATATTTGCAGCGAGTGATGAAATGGCTATTGGAGCTATCAATTGTTTATTAGACAATGGATATAAGGTTCCAGAGGATGTTTCTGTTGTTGGATTTAATGATATAAAATTAGCATCTATATATAGGCCTAAGTTAACAACTATTCATCAGCCAATTTATGATATTGGAGCTGTTGCAATGAGAATGATTATTAAGAAAATTAATGGAGAAGAAGTAGATAGCAATGTAGTTACACTTCCACATGAATTAATCGTAAGAGAAAGCAGCAAGTGTATAGAATAA
- a CDS encoding DUF896 domain-containing protein — protein MFDENISFLYNTLLGKIEGSHNMLSKEKLARINFLAKKSKNEGLTQEEKLEQKKLREEYLKKFRENFRKQLDNIEFVD, from the coding sequence ATGTTTGACGAAAACATATCTTTTTTGTACAATACATTATTAGGAAAAATAGAAGGGAGTCATAATATGCTATCAAAAGAAAAGCTTGCTCGTATTAATTTTTTAGCTAAAAAATCTAAGAATGAGGGATTAACTCAAGAGGAAAAGCTTGAACAAAAAAAACTTAGAGAAGAATATTTGAAAAAGTTTAGAGAAAATTTTAGAAAACAATTAGACAATATTGAATTTGTTGATTAG
- a CDS encoding chemotaxis protein CheW, which produces MAEKQYVIFKLENESYGVDIMRVQEICEYKESVKVPNTPKFVDGIINLRGDIIPIISLRKKFNLQEEQVNSDTRIIVIHLQENQVGFLVDEASQVLRINEEDIEPAPEIVTGVDKKYITGVGKLEDKIVLLLDLEYILTDYEKEQIQQIS; this is translated from the coding sequence ATGGCAGAGAAACAATATGTTATATTCAAACTAGAAAATGAATCTTATGGTGTAGATATAATGCGTGTGCAGGAAATTTGTGAATATAAAGAAAGCGTTAAGGTACCGAATACACCTAAATTTGTTGATGGGATTATAAATTTAAGAGGAGATATTATACCTATTATCAGTTTAAGGAAGAAATTTAATTTACAAGAGGAACAAGTGAATTCAGATACAAGAATTATTGTTATTCATTTACAAGAAAATCAAGTAGGTTTTCTTGTAGATGAAGCGTCTCAGGTTTTAAGAATAAATGAAGAAGATATTGAGCCAGCACCAGAAATTGTTACTGGTGTGGATAAAAAATATATTACAGGAGTTGGAAAGTTAGAAGACAAAATTGTTCTATTATTAGATTTAGAATATATTCTTACAGATTATGAAAAAGAGCAAATACAACAAATCTCTTAA
- a CDS encoding YgiQ family radical SAM protein codes for MKRNDFLPICREDMKKRGWEQLDFIIVTGDAYVDHPSFGTAIISRVLEDAGYKVGIIPQPNWRNVNDFKKLGRPRLGFLINAGNLDSMVNHYSVSKKRRKEDLYAPGGKMGLRPDRATIVYTNMVRQAYKKVPIIIGGIEASLRRFAHYDYWNDLVRRSILFDSEADLLVYGMGEKQVIEIADNLNNGLAIKYIRHIPGTCYKVNNLEEVYDYIEVPSFEEVSKDKRLYAKAFKIQYEEQDSIRGKVIVQKHKDIYIVQNPPASPLTQVELDRVYDLPYMRSYHPIYEKMGGVPAIKEVKYSIVSERGCFGSCSFCALTFHQGRVIQSRSQESMIEEAKKIVKDKDFKGYIHDVGGPTANFRHPACEKQKKIGACKNKQCLYPKPCKSLYIDHSEYLEVLRKLRKIEGVKKVFVRSGLRYDYIMADQKGDDFLKELSEYHVSGQLKVAPEHVSPKVLALMGKPKREIYERFVDKFYKINNRLGKKQFLIPYLMSSHPGSDLSAAVELAEYLRDIHYHPQQVQDFYPTPGTLSTCMFYTGLDPRNMKRVYVPKTREEKAMQRALLQYRNPKNYDLVEKALILANRKDLIGYGPKCLIKPREEYNKKNRSNKNKRQKDKRRKNRR; via the coding sequence ATGAAAAGAAATGATTTTTTACCGATATGTAGAGAAGATATGAAAAAAAGAGGATGGGAACAATTAGATTTTATTATTGTGACAGGAGATGCTTATGTAGATCATCCGAGTTTTGGTACAGCTATTATATCAAGAGTTTTAGAAGATGCTGGATATAAGGTAGGGATTATTCCTCAACCAAATTGGAGAAATGTTAATGATTTCAAAAAATTAGGAAGACCTAGACTTGGATTTTTAATCAATGCAGGTAATTTAGATTCTATGGTAAATCACTATTCTGTGAGTAAGAAAAGGAGAAAAGAAGACTTATATGCTCCAGGTGGAAAAATGGGATTAAGGCCTGATAGAGCAACCATTGTATATACTAATATGGTCAGACAAGCATATAAAAAAGTACCTATTATTATTGGAGGTATTGAAGCTAGCTTAAGAAGATTTGCACATTATGATTATTGGAATGATTTAGTAAGAAGATCTATTTTATTTGATAGTGAAGCAGATTTATTAGTATACGGTATGGGTGAAAAACAGGTTATAGAAATTGCAGATAATTTAAATAATGGATTAGCTATTAAGTATATTCGACATATTCCGGGAACTTGTTATAAAGTGAATAATTTAGAAGAAGTTTATGATTATATAGAAGTTCCTTCTTTTGAAGAAGTTTCAAAAGATAAAAGATTATATGCAAAAGCTTTTAAAATTCAATATGAGGAACAGGATAGTATCCGAGGAAAAGTAATTGTTCAAAAGCATAAGGATATTTATATTGTACAAAATCCTCCAGCTAGTCCTTTGACGCAAGTTGAATTAGACAGAGTATATGACCTACCATATATGAGAAGCTATCATCCTATATATGAAAAAATGGGTGGAGTTCCTGCTATTAAAGAAGTCAAATATAGTATTGTTAGTGAGAGAGGTTGTTTTGGTAGCTGTTCTTTTTGCGCTCTTACATTTCATCAAGGAAGGGTAATCCAGAGCAGAAGTCAAGAGTCAATGATAGAGGAAGCAAAAAAAATTGTTAAAGATAAAGACTTTAAAGGATATATTCACGATGTTGGAGGCCCAACAGCTAATTTTAGACATCCTGCTTGTGAGAAGCAAAAGAAAATAGGAGCTTGTAAAAATAAGCAATGCTTATACCCAAAGCCTTGTAAAAGTCTATATATTGATCATAGTGAATACTTAGAAGTATTGAGAAAGCTTAGGAAAATTGAAGGAGTCAAAAAGGTTTTTGTTCGTTCGGGGCTAAGATATGATTATATTATGGCAGATCAAAAGGGAGATGATTTCTTAAAAGAATTAAGTGAGTATCATGTAAGTGGACAACTTAAAGTTGCTCCTGAGCATGTTTCGCCGAAGGTATTAGCATTGATGGGAAAACCGAAAAGAGAAATATATGAAAGGTTTGTAGATAAATTTTATAAAATAAATAATAGGCTTGGAAAAAAACAATTTTTAATACCGTATCTTATGTCTAGTCATCCAGGAAGTGATTTAAGTGCTGCTGTTGAGCTAGCAGAGTATTTAAGAGATATTCACTATCATCCACAGCAAGTGCAGGACTTTTATCCTACACCGGGAACCTTGTCTACCTGTATGTTTTATACGGGATTAGATCCTAGAAATATGAAGCGTGTATATGTACCAAAGACAAGAGAAGAAAAGGCTATGCAAAGGGCTTTGCTTCAATATAGAAACCCTAAAAATTATGATTTAGTTGAGAAGGCTTTGATTTTAGCAAATAGAAAGGATTTAATTGGATATGGTCCTAAGTGTTTGATTAAACCAAGAGAAGAATATAATAAAAAAAATCGTTCAAATAAAAATAAACGTCAAAAGGATAAAAGAAGAAAAAATAGAAGATAA
- a CDS encoding diacylglycerol/lipid kinase family protein, producing the protein MKVKFIINPSSGKQIIQKNLDRIIGNLILEGIVKYVDVFKMKGKYDALEEVKKLKKGEYDCIIAVGGDGTVNEVVNGVMIGKNEIPIAILPAGTVNDFAKFLALPIDINGFCNMMRKNERKKVDVGKVGNRYFINVLAGGLLTDVGYKVSSEFKTVLGKYAYYVEGMKEIPRQMLRSINIEIDSEEFKGTEDIFMFIITNTPSVGGFKKLAPMAKIDDGLFDVCIVKKSDIPEFFSLFLHIMKGEHIKHPRVLYIQTSKIELKSPKDVNVALDIDGEQGGGLPATIEVVPKGIEIIIP; encoded by the coding sequence TTGAAGGTAAAATTTATTATTAATCCTTCATCGGGAAAACAAATCATCCAAAAAAATTTAGATAGAATTATTGGAAATTTAATATTGGAAGGAATTGTAAAATATGTAGATGTATTTAAAATGAAAGGGAAGTATGATGCTTTAGAGGAAGTAAAAAAGCTTAAAAAGGGTGAATATGATTGTATTATTGCTGTAGGAGGAGATGGAACCGTTAATGAAGTGGTAAATGGTGTAATGATAGGAAAAAATGAAATTCCTATTGCAATACTACCAGCAGGAACAGTAAATGATTTTGCAAAGTTTTTAGCCCTACCTATTGATATAAATGGCTTTTGTAATATGATGAGAAAAAATGAAAGAAAAAAAGTAGATGTTGGAAAAGTAGGAAATAGGTATTTTATTAACGTTTTAGCAGGAGGACTTTTGACAGATGTAGGATATAAGGTATCCTCTGAATTTAAAACAGTACTAGGGAAGTATGCTTATTATGTAGAAGGAATGAAAGAAATTCCAAGACAAATGCTAAGGAGTATCAATATAGAAATTGATTCTGAAGAATTTAAAGGAACAGAAGATATATTTATGTTTATTATTACTAATACGCCATCCGTAGGAGGATTTAAAAAGCTTGCTCCTATGGCTAAAATAGATGATGGACTATTTGATGTTTGTATTGTGAAAAAGTCAGATATACCAGAATTCTTTTCTTTATTTTTACATATCATGAAAGGGGAGCATATTAAGCATCCTCGGGTTTTATACATACAGACTTCTAAAATCGAACTAAAGAGTCCTAAAGATGTGAATGTTGCTTTAGACATAGATGGGGAGCAGGGAGGAGGTCTTCCTGCAACTATTGAAGTGGTTCCAAAGGGAATAGAGATTATCATTCCATAA